A genomic window from Quercus lobata isolate SW786 chromosome 10, ValleyOak3.0 Primary Assembly, whole genome shotgun sequence includes:
- the LOC115965043 gene encoding serine/threonine-protein phosphatase 7 long form homolog, with translation MSITLQDIEVMLGVPVDGLPITGAVKMDWPTLCLELLGHRPPDPIPHPHENTSILAGARLRFTWLDALFSGSLAVDATDKVVQQHARYRILDRLGTILFMDKSADRVSVLPLQFLNPISNAKRYSWGSGALA, from the coding sequence ATGAGCATCACCTTACAAGATATTGAGGTGATGCTAGGGGTTCCTGTTGATGGGTTGCCAATTACTGGGGCTGTGAAGATGGATTGGCCTACGTTGTGTCTTGAGTTATTGGGTCATCGTCCACCAGACCCGATACCGCATCCCCATGAGAACACCTCTATCCTTGCTGGGGCGAGGCTCAGATTCACGTGGCTGGATGCACTATTTAGTGGGTCCCTAGCTGTGGATGCTACTGATAAGGTAGTGCAGCAACATGCGCGCTATCGCATACTCGATCGGTTGGGGACGATTTTGTTTATGGATAAGTCGGCAGACCGGGTGTCGGTGCTGCCTCTACAGTTCCTAAACCCTATCAGCAACGCGAAGAGGTACAGTTGGGGTAGTGGGGCATTAGCCTAG